The genomic window CATGCGCATCCACTCCGGGGAGAAGCCCTACTCCTGCACGGCGTGCGGCAAGAGCTTCGCGCGCAACGACAAGCTGCAGCTGCACACGCGCATCCACACCGGCATCCGGCCGTACATCTGCACCGTCTGCACCAAGACCTTTGCGCGCAAGGAGAAGCTGCAGATACACATGCGCATTCACACGGGCGTGCGCCCGTACACATGCTCCGTGTGCTCCAAGAGCTTCGCGCGTAACGAGAAGCTGCACATACACATGCGGATACACACCGGCGTGCGCCCCTACTCCTGCACCGTCTGCCCTAAGACCTTTTCGCGCAGCGAGAAGCTAACCATCCACATGCGCACACACACTGGCGTGCGGCCCTACACGTGCAAGCTGTGCCCCAAGGCATTTGCTCGTAACGAAAAGCTGAAGATACACATGACGGTTCACACCGGCATCAAGCCGTACCTGTGCACCGTCTGTCCGAAGGCGTTCGCCCGCAACGAGCGCCTGAAGATCCACATGCGAACGCATACGGGCGATCGACCGTACTCCTGCACCATTTGTTCCAAGAGCTTCGTGCGCAACGAGAAGCTGCAGAACCACATGCGTACTCACAGCAACACTCGCGCTCACCAGTGCACCATGTGCCCGAAACACTTCGCCAGCAATGCGAAGCTTCAGGCACACATACTGACGCATGGGGTGAGCGTGAGTGTGGCCCCGGTGCAAATGCCACAGCCTCAGCAACAGACACAACCACAGTCACAACCACAATCTCAACCACAGCCACAACCGCAGCCACAGACTTCGCACCCGCAGACCTCGTGCGAAGTCTGTGTCAAAGGTTTCGGCATACCCATTGACCATCAGGCCCATCTCCACCAGCATAGGTGATAGCTAAATTTGTAATCAGCCATGTAATATGGTTTTTTACAATGCATTTTGTCTTGCCATGTTTCATCTATTGAAAAAATTGCGTGTACGCAGATCCGTTGTACAAGGTACAATGCAAGTTGTCTAGGGACACATCTGCAATTCATTCATTAAGAATCTCTCTGGACTAAATATTAGGGCTGCTGGTACAGTTAGCCACATCtctaaatattgtattttgtatttaatgtttttgtatgcctttagttttttattatttgcgACTGTAAATATTGTACATAATTGTGTACAAATAATAAGCGTACTCTTAATATAAAATGGatttttacattttcttaacattttgCATCCAGCTTAATAATAAGCTACAAACTTGTTTTATTCAAAAATTGACATAGCTAGTCCtttttaaattagaataaatattgatTCTTTTGGTGTTATCAGCATATTGATTATTCTTTCCAGATACATGCACAAAGTTAATGAACATTGCAACGAGGAAGtttgatttagaatttttttttacatacaccattgctgattaaCTCTGTTATATAAAACCTTaataatagacaaaaaaaaatatgaatacgcaaATAAATACACAGAAAACATGCTAAAATCAGCAGATGTAAAAAGTTAAATGCTTGGGCAACACTAAGAATTCAATGAAAGGAATGAGAAAAATATTGCAGCTTAGACAAACAGTAGTCTGACAACAAGATATTTGTAACTAGaatagtaaataaagacaaaaatgaCTAGACAACCCTGCAACagacagacgaacccaacgatgatattaaacagataatgtggacaatGCAACAACACAGAGATACACTTGCATTTTAACTTGCACTGTACATTTAGcttttgacattggctgattttggcatGTATTCTGTGTGTTAGCATGTTCATATCTTTGTcctttattgaggtttcttatgagaCAGAGTAACCTGCAAAGGCatatgtcaaaaataaataaattagaacatTATGTGCTGTTCCCTTGGGACAGTTTCTTATTCCAAGAACTAATGCTAAGTATAGTTGAGAGATAACACCTACTATCATGTGATTCCCCCAAATCAGTTTTCTTCAACTTTTtgataacaaattttttattgtaataacacCATGCGTGTTTGAATGAACTGTTGCTTTACTATCTTCTAAGCTGCTGTTGAATTCAGCGTTTTGCGGAGTTGCGATTCCAAAATTCTTAGGAAGCTATTGCCAGTGATGTGTGTTGATTAGTCCCATGAACAGTGTTCCCGGGTCCCAAACTTGCACGTAATTCGCCATacgtaatttaagatatttacaAAGTAgtttaaaattcaaacaaatgcaaaatatactGTGTATTGCATTGATTTCAAAGTTGCCAGACAGTCGTAACTAAGGAATCGGTGGTAAGGGTATCTGGGTTTGTATTTATGGAGAGAGATATTGGTGCTGCCTTGGCATTTGTGTGTAATATCCGCAGCGAGTAACTTCCGAGAATTCTTTTTTAGTAAACCAAAACTCTGTTTTTGTTGCAGTTTAGTGTACATTTATTTTGCCTGCATTCAAAAATATTGTGGTGCAAAGATGGTCATATTCATTGCCAATTTATCATACACCAGCCTCAGTTGCCATATCATTGGTTTTAATACTTTTAATCTCCTTTGTTGACAGTTTAGGATATCAAGCATTTGTTATACAGTTGAGTCACGCTAATCCAGATTAAATGGGACCGTGCCCTATCCGAATCTCCTAAGTCAGAATTTAACGGAATTTGCCTTAAAGTGCACGTACACAAGTTTTAGATGGGTAAACctatataaatgatttttttttttccataaatgtGTTTCCTACAGCTTAATTTTAATAATAGAGCTAAGATTTTAACCATTGAACTGATGTAGGATTAACATAACAAACCATCttaatgattaaaatttatttttttattattttttttttccatccggGGTGACCTGGTTTCCATGTGAGTGGGGTCGGAATAATGGAactcatatatatttattgtgtagagaactctattatatattttatgaagtATGAGTTTATATTTTTACTAATACACATTTTAATTTCGTATACTTTATTTATACTATAACCTGAATAAGTGCGTAGGAAAACATATTCGTGTGTGGCTTGCAAATGCGTTGAAAACAATTTTAGGTGATCGTAAATGCTATTATAAATGCCATATATAtgaatactttttaaaattattttattttacattattgctAAGCTTTCAGTAACATGGTGACTTCATTTGAAATGAGAAAAGCATTTACCACCTTTGTCCTTGTTCTGTGAAATTATTTTGCATTCTGCTTTTAGCAGTTAAATTTATGCCATACTCTTTGCCTTGCTAGACCACCAAAATATTGAGAAAAGTTGGCAGAAGAGtaccattttttttacttcatgaaCTATACTTACGTGATTCAGGATTCTTCCTGTGTATTTCAAGCCCAAAAATCGTGAGTCATTTGAACTAGAATGGAGAGGAAGAAGACTTGAAGGCAGGATAAGGAGAAAAATGAGAACAGCAAGTAGAAGGAGTATGGAACAATTGCAAACACTCGCAGAATGTGTTGATGGAGGAATGGtgcgaaaataaattaaaatgatggCAGTTAACTTACCTACTAGGATTTCCTGTCTGCAAGATTGAAATGTTGGGATGATGATCTGTGATCCTTCTGTTATAGTCTCCATATTATGGAATTTCTTAAATCCCAGTGAATTCAAGTGCATCTGTCTTCAAAggtgaaaattattttcaatattaaggTATTCTTGAATAGTTTACTACTACTTATCTAATCACTGCCTCTtatgccattaaaaaaaatttgttggtaATCTTGCTTGGATTCTGTATGTTATGCTAGgctcaatatttaaaaatgttcggttatttaaattttattacaggaGTTAGGAAGAAGTGCCTTGAATCTAACAAGCCAACGCTGACCTGTATGTGTGTCTTCAGCTTCTCGTTGCGTGCGAAGGCCATGGGCTGTCCACAGTTGCTCGCTCGTTGGGAACTTACAACACTGATACACTTTTAAGAAAATGTATTCACGAATATGTCGAAGAAATTCgtgaaaaatttttatgtttattggtTGAATTTATGCTGAAAAACCagggttaaaaaaaagtttttttttttttaactggcccTTTTTTATTACGtttgttattttggttctcagcatgttcaaatgaaagccatacgatatcctgctttctgccactcatgttgaaccagaaaagttataacgtCAAGGAACtaaagtccagcaaatctgcacgtTGACTGGGACTTAACAGCAgaagaggattctccatagagtGAGTGCACATTCTcacagaatggggatttacagGACAGTCTgtgatttcccacagaataggaattaactatttcatatttttaattttagaggaatatttagctgggtatgattTACAGCTTGATTAGTGTACAATtgtttgttcctgtaaatcaaaagaaacattaatgaccaaAATGTTATTAGAGTGAAATtagaccttttaaaaaaaattaagatattctatttaaaagtacatgtttttaaatttgtttttttttatatataaaaaaacacttgTTTTAAACCAACCAACCCTGTGAAAAACTTATATTTCCTTTAGAAGcccatgttttaatatttttgtagttttttttttatgtacatgttTGCACCACAGTAAAACGTAAGTTTTAAGTAAAGTTCTCTGTATGATCTTTAATACTCACGCGAGGTCTGGCCGATCAAACGTTTATATAGTCTTTATTATGGCCCGTGCTCTCTGACGAAGGATCTCTGGAATCTTGGGTTTACTGTCTTGTTTCTTAAACATGTTGCgggattgttattatttattcgcACTGCatctgttttctgtgtgttctcTGAAGTTCATAGAGTTGGGCTGCCATTGACACTTTATTATTagcataaaatattacttattgtgttattttggttttgagTGATGATGTCTGCGTGTGTGCATGTGTACATACAGActatgtgtgtgtatttgtacACACACGTGTATACCAACACACAGGGATGGCTCCAGGGCCTTCACCagctctttttatttttattgttcgaTTAGTTTTCTGTAAAATTGTAGACATTGAAGGAAAAAGGAATAATTACTACATATTAGCGTGTAATTTAAAAATGCTGCTTAAGTTTTCGGACAAAAACAGTTTTTGTTGCCTTATAATGATGAGACACCACCAGATTTTGATCATTAGCATTTATGAAACTAGACAAAGTATCTTTTGACAGGATACAATATCataatttcttaagataaattagctAAACCTTCATCAAAATGTAGTTGCAGGTTGGCcttaaaatgttgtttgaaagagttaattttttagttttcccTGGGGAGGGTCCTAAACCTCATTTTTCTCTGAGGGCTGTTCCATAACCCGAAACCCAATATTAGGGCCCTTCAGAGTCTAGGAATGTGTCTGCCAACATGTGCATTGATCCTACTGAGCATTGCTAAGAACTTCTGAGTTAATTTGTCTTATCATTTATGTTAAGTACATTTTGGGAAGAAGAAATTGAAGAAAGAGTTCGAAGCCTCTTATTCAGTTCCCAAATGTATAATAAAGACAACATTCTGGGAGGTTGCACGGTCAATTTGTCTAATTTCAACTGTCTTGAaccttatatactttttaatttttgtattccaTTTCATCAACGTGATGCAAATGTTTGTGATGACACtattacagtattttaacttCTAAGTGCACGTTGAGCAGGAAGTAAAGGTGCAGAATGATGCAAGGTACAAATTCTTATAAGTCGTAAGTTGACAGTCTGTCAAttgcaaacattaaaatttgtgaATCTAATTTCTTCTAATCTCATATGATTTTTAAGAGTGCTGTGAATTCAAATCGTAGGTCTCAAAAGTcaagaataaaataatacttaagcaAATAACATAGATTTTAAGTTCTGAAGAAAAAACATAAAACCCaccaaactttttattttaaaatttaaaatatgctttTTAATATGTTTACCATCTAAATAATGACTTTTCATGTCATAAATGTCCCTAGATCATTGTAGCTGGTAGCAGACAAACATTGCTACACAGGTactagttttcaaaaaaatttcattttttttagaatatttttctttgtatatCGAATCTTTCAAACTCTAAAGATTCAATGTTATCTGAGGAATTGATTTGCCCATCCCTAgtataaatacagtaaaactaaTGTTTTCTTTGtcctttttatgattttatttaatgaatcatGTGGTAAAAGAGTTTGTCAGGCAACTTTTACATAGGTTTTGAAATGCAACAAATGATAAGCCTAGCATATTTTGTACACGTTAGTACTGTGTACTGTTACGTAGTTGAAGTTTGCTGGATTGGAGAGAGGGCTTGATGCTGGTGTGAACCCAAGTGTGTATCTTGCTTGATGCTGGTGTGAGCCCGCATGTGTATCTTCAGCTTCTCGTTGCGTGCGAAGGCCATGGGCTGTCCACAGTCGCTCGCTCGTTGCGTGTTCACCACCCTGACACACTTCTCCCATTACATAGGTACTTCAGATAAAGTATTCACGAGTATGCTGAAGAAATTCGTGAAAGTTAATTATGTTTAGTGGTATGCATGCATGGCTTCCAAACTAAGGAATGCAAATGAACTTATGAACTAATTCCATTGGAAGGGGTTCAGattttaaaattctttgaaaATTTGTTGTTGGAGgtaagtattattttgttttatgtgtttgtaaaTCTgttattgtaagtatgtttttaaaaaaaaggcacatatttttatttatcattgacATTTATTTCTTGTTCATccaccatttacaaaaaaagacaaggaaatttttttgacaGGAATGCTTTTTGCTAGAGACTACACTAATCAGCTAAAAGATCATCTTTCATTATAATGCTCTATACTCATAATAATTTATGATTCTGAGTaagttttattgtaaataaattagtGAGCATCTGTTGTCTTTCCATTTTGCTATAAGCCATCATACTTCGTTGCAAAATTCAGTTTCACGTTTGTCTagagagaaaaaatttaattatgttgcTGCTCTTGAGCAAGTTAAGGAAGATGCTATCTAATTGCATTATATAGAACTATCATGCATGTAGGTACAATGCTTTACGTAGTTTCTTAGTTTTGCGACCTCTCCTTTAAAGTGTACCATTGAAGGTACCTTGTGCCATATTTTCTAATGACCGTTATGGTTTGTCGGTACAATTAATCCTGCTATAAACGTGTTCGTATTCTgtgaaaattatttgtaattcacTATAAAGTTGTGAAATAAAAGCCAATGTTACtttcagaataataattttaaatttatgttgacATTGCTTAGCACACATTTTGATTTAACATATAACGTTTTGAGATAGAGATTCTTACGGCACGTCAGACTTTAAGGTCCCGGTTTTTAATCCTGTATTTATAATGAAGTTGAGGGTTGAACGTTCCTCTTTTTTTCCTCTAATAGTATTTCACTTCTGTAAACGAATTCGCAACATAATCATTGTATACTGTGTTGGTTTAAAGTTAACTTGTCTTCATTCACAACAATTTTTgttcctaattttttttcccatcgaGTTACATTTTGTTATGCATGGATTATGAGATGtgccacaaattatttttgtaagggGTTTTAGGAACCTAACTTctaggtttaaaatgtaactttcaTAAGATTTCTTTCTATTAAGATACAGTTTCAGGAACATTATAGCAGGAAATATTGTAAGTTCATGCTACCCTTCCATCATCAAGTATAATATATGTTAACATCTTTACATTGCTGGTATATTTTCAATGgtgtaataaacatttttcagtTACTTGAAACTTATTGCAGTATTACAACTTGGATAGActgctaataataataataatattgcacTGTCAGTATTTCTGTCACATTAAAGATCCTGTATCCAAGCTATTTACATAAAAGTAACATTTCTTTGAAATAAAATGTGTGTTTGATAACATTGATGCATATAAGCTTTTGTGTAGTACtgattgaaaaataaaagtgtttaatGTTATTACATAGATGGTGTTTAATGattaaaataaacatgtacataGTTAACAGAATGTAGCATTAATGTGACATTAACTGGCTTGTGTAGAGGTTTGATGTACCATAGGAAGAGCTTTTTGTATTGGATTAGAAATTTTTGATCAAT from Bacillus rossius redtenbacheri isolate Brsri chromosome 1, Brsri_v3, whole genome shotgun sequence includes these protein-coding regions:
- the LOC134528357 gene encoding oocyte zinc finger protein XlCOF28-like, whose translation is MNMNTSIFDEAVMNADYMKYIFPHIQTQAAEVVDLCTKHQMVQKPPPILFCAMKQKSKEEMDQQASSVFMMTSHWMIPTLKDKLKEEQQQQQQQQQQQQQQQQQQQQHQHQIMPGVMVPQKKSRKKEKIQAVDQFTMACLTSDPNMCQQDVKVVAGPCGDEAGNKPLIYSPEMLVANPLMYQDPALRPRPPPSAPKEKLFPCLQCLKSFSRKDKLQIHMRIHSGEKPYSCTACGKSFARNDKLQLHTRIHTGIRPYICTVCTKTFARKEKLQIHMRIHTGVRPYTCSVCSKSFARNEKLHIHMRIHTGVRPYSCTVCPKTFSRSEKLTIHMRTHTGVRPYTCKLCPKAFARNEKLKIHMTVHTGIKPYLCTVCPKAFARNERLKIHMRTHTGDRPYSCTICSKSFVRNEKLQNHMRTHSNTRAHQCTMCPKHFASNAKLQAHILTHGVSVSVAPVQMPQPQQQTQPQSQPQSQPQPQPQPQTSHPQTSCEVCVKGFGIPIDHQAHLHQHR